From Tachypleus tridentatus isolate NWPU-2018 chromosome 8, ASM421037v1, whole genome shotgun sequence, a single genomic window includes:
- the LOC143258614 gene encoding uncharacterized protein LOC143258614 — translation MESIQDILQQLQQLDIIGLIISASDNNGRAKVLYGRNSKSTPRNLTTNYFIKYFDKCGDVLNRFDEDVSKIIDVWNINGPPLVPESYGTEQKVLVDLHNIQQDKIFYFGIQGVDEAGNKGIVSNVVAVFFSSNSVFPTVSHSFSLDSTMSSSTQDPAADKKIKLNKGGLSTGNIAVIVSLVLLLLIIILVVLVFFCKRKSKNKKMP, via the exons ATGGAATCTATTCAAGATATATTACAACAATTACAGCAGCTGGACATTATTGGTTTAATTATATCTGCTAGTGATAATAATGGGAGAGCAAAAGTTTTATATGGTAGAAATAGTAAATCAACGCCTAGAAATCTGA ccacaaactattttataaaatactttgatAAATGTGGAGATGTTCTGAATCGATTTGATGAAGATGTAAGTAAGATAATAGATGTCTGGAATATTAATGGCCCACCACTTGTGCCAGAAAGCTATGGAACAGAACAAAAAGTTCTGGTTGATCTACACAATATTCaacaagacaaaatattttattttggaattcaAGGTGTAGATGAGGCTGGGAACAAGGGGATTGTATCTAATGTAGTAGCTGTCTTCTTCAGCTCAAATTCAGTGTTCCCTACAGTAAGCCATTCCTTTTCCTTGGATTCTACAATGTCATCTTCAACACAAGACCCAGCTGCTGACAAGAAGATTAAGTTGAATAAGGGAGGACTGTCAACTGGTAACATAGCAGTTATTGTGAGCCTTGTTCTATTATTGCTTATAATTATTCTAGTCGTCCTTGTCTTTTTTTGtaagagaaaaagtaaaaataaaaaaatgcccTGA